A window of the Cystobacter fuscus genome harbors these coding sequences:
- a CDS encoding immunoglobulin-like domain-containing protein yields MISNPRHRTSSRPGARARFSWHSLMRCAPLLGALAACGPTDSAAPREEQGIGQTARALESTLQASAETSVSTTTPPWSVDAQPTVAVGNGVYLVVWEMEGHDTPDILAVRVRASDGALLDSSPLHIATGSQVSYLPSVAFDGANFLVTWTDLTSSPAIVGARVRASDGALLDTEPLRISPPDFLPQYSPTVTFDGTNYLVFWHGYAWLGQGIADHRLQGIRIRPSDGTRIESASFHVAVNEPAFHAASWGGASLVAWVDGGVKAARVDAAGQVLDTTPLNLSPASATQVRVAARAGEFLVIFNEGSSLKARRVRASDGALLDASDILVGSGAEFPADTGWNSASFSATFDGQDYRVLWQASRGGGRQLRTTRVSSSGTVEAGAEDGLATLHGGSGDWVGIAAQSPSHFLVTYTQYDSSVENNRTRFRLVGPNDCAHDVSPPLVSCPATRRLECTYSGQTTVDMSVDDNCGIQFVSNTPQYFGQPGTWTHSVGAIDLAGNLTSCDTVWTVVDTRPPHLSLNGSTSLSLPYNTPYQEPGATGGDECDGPYMDTWSWPNRIQVSGTVNSQVPGTYPLTYRLTDGAGNTTTATRTVTVLAP; encoded by the coding sequence GCATTCCCTGATGCGCTGCGCCCCGCTGCTGGGCGCGCTCGCCGCGTGTGGTCCGACGGACTCCGCCGCTCCCCGAGAGGAGCAAGGCATTGGCCAGACAGCCCGGGCACTCGAGTCCACGCTCCAGGCCTCGGCCGAAACGTCCGTGAGCACCACGACGCCCCCCTGGTCCGTCGACGCCCAGCCCACGGTGGCCGTGGGCAATGGCGTCTACCTCGTCGTCTGGGAGATGGAGGGCCACGACACTCCCGACATCCTCGCCGTGCGGGTGCGCGCCTCGGACGGCGCGCTGTTGGACTCCTCGCCCCTTCACATCGCCACGGGCAGCCAGGTCTCCTACCTGCCCTCGGTGGCCTTCGACGGAGCCAACTTCCTGGTGACCTGGACGGACCTCACCTCGAGCCCGGCCATCGTGGGAGCACGCGTGCGGGCCTCGGATGGCGCGCTGCTCGATACGGAGCCCCTGCGCATCAGCCCACCGGATTTCCTGCCCCAGTACTCACCGACCGTGACGTTCGACGGGACGAACTACCTGGTGTTCTGGCACGGCTACGCCTGGCTCGGCCAGGGCATCGCGGACCACAGGCTCCAGGGCATCCGGATCCGTCCCTCGGACGGCACGCGCATCGAGTCCGCCTCCTTCCACGTCGCCGTGAACGAGCCCGCCTTCCATGCCGCCTCGTGGGGAGGCGCGAGCCTGGTGGCGTGGGTCGACGGCGGGGTGAAGGCGGCCCGCGTCGACGCGGCGGGACAGGTGCTCGACACCACTCCCCTGAACCTCTCCCCGGCGTCCGCGACCCAGGTCCGGGTCGCCGCGCGGGCGGGCGAGTTCCTCGTGATCTTCAACGAGGGCTCATCCTTGAAGGCCCGGCGCGTGCGCGCCTCGGATGGGGCGCTGCTCGACGCCTCGGACATCCTCGTGGGCTCCGGAGCCGAGTTCCCCGCGGACACCGGCTGGAACAGCGCGTCCTTCAGCGCGACCTTCGATGGACAGGACTACCGGGTGCTCTGGCAGGCGTCCCGCGGCGGAGGTCGCCAGCTGCGCACCACGCGGGTGTCCTCCTCGGGGACGGTCGAAGCGGGCGCGGAGGATGGGCTCGCCACGCTCCATGGAGGCTCCGGGGATTGGGTGGGCATCGCCGCGCAGAGCCCCTCCCACTTCCTGGTGACCTATACTCAGTATGATTCGTCGGTGGAGAACAACCGCACCCGCTTCCGGCTCGTCGGCCCGAATGACTGCGCCCACGACGTGTCACCGCCGCTCGTGAGCTGTCCGGCCACGCGCCGGCTGGAATGCACCTACAGCGGCCAGACCACCGTGGACATGAGCGTCGACGACAACTGCGGAATCCAGTTCGTGAGCAATACGCCGCAATACTTCGGTCAACCGGGCACCTGGACCCACTCGGTCGGCGCCATCGACCTCGCCGGCAACCTGACGAGCTGTGACACGGTGTGGACGGTCGTCGATACGCGCCCGCCCCACCTGAGCCTCAACGGCTCGACGAGCCTCTCCCTGCCCTACAACACGCCCTACCAGGAGCCAGGGGCCACGGGTGGCGACGAGTGCGACGGTCCCTACATGGACACCTGGTCCTGGCCGAACCGGATTCAGGTCTCCGGCACGGTCAACTCCCAGGTACCGGGCACCTATCCCCTCACCTACCGCCTCACGGACGGCGCCGGCAACACGACCACCGCCACGCGCACCGTGACGGTCCTCGCGCCGTAG
- a CDS encoding NADH:flavin oxidoreductase: MAADALFRPFSYKSLHLKNRIVMAPMTRSFSPNGVPPSEVATYYRRRAEGEVGLILSEGTVVARPSAKNDPNVPDFHGEQALAGWKRIIDEVHAAGGRMGPQIWHVGSARNPQVKWAAPPPVDSPSGLSSPGKRFTEPMTESAIADTIAAFGKAAADAKRLGFDVAEIHGAHGYLIDQFFWAGTNERTDVYGGASLAERTRFAVDVVKSMRAAVGEDFVIILRLSQWKQQDFNVKLAQTPKEMEAWLTPLVDAGVDILHCSQRRFWEPEFEGSDLNFAGWAKKLTGRPTITVGSVGLAGEFLETLMKGAGSKPASIDNLLRRLEREEFDLVAVGRALISDAQWARKVREGRDSELAAFDREALATLV, from the coding sequence GTGGCCGCAGATGCTCTGTTCCGACCCTTCTCCTACAAGTCCCTTCATCTCAAGAACCGCATCGTCATGGCGCCCATGACCCGGTCCTTCTCGCCCAATGGCGTGCCGCCGTCCGAGGTCGCCACCTACTACCGCCGCCGCGCCGAGGGCGAGGTGGGCCTCATCCTGTCCGAGGGCACCGTCGTGGCCCGGCCCTCGGCCAAGAACGATCCCAACGTGCCGGACTTCCACGGGGAGCAGGCGCTGGCCGGCTGGAAGCGCATCATCGACGAGGTGCATGCCGCCGGTGGACGCATGGGTCCGCAGATCTGGCACGTGGGCTCGGCGCGCAACCCCCAGGTGAAGTGGGCCGCTCCGCCTCCGGTGGATAGCCCCTCGGGCCTGTCCTCGCCCGGCAAGCGCTTCACCGAGCCGATGACGGAGTCGGCCATCGCGGACACCATCGCCGCCTTCGGCAAGGCCGCCGCGGACGCCAAGCGGCTGGGCTTCGACGTGGCGGAGATCCACGGCGCCCACGGCTACCTCATCGATCAATTCTTCTGGGCGGGCACGAACGAGCGCACCGACGTCTATGGCGGCGCCTCGCTCGCCGAGCGCACCCGCTTCGCCGTCGACGTGGTGAAGTCCATGCGCGCCGCGGTGGGCGAGGACTTCGTCATCATCCTGCGCCTGTCCCAGTGGAAGCAGCAGGACTTCAACGTGAAGCTCGCCCAGACGCCCAAGGAGATGGAGGCGTGGCTCACGCCGCTCGTCGACGCGGGCGTGGACATCCTCCACTGCTCCCAGCGCCGCTTCTGGGAGCCGGAGTTCGAGGGCTCGGACCTCAACTTCGCCGGCTGGGCGAAGAAGCTCACCGGCAGGCCCACCATCACCGTGGGCTCGGTGGGGCTGGCGGGCGAGTTCCTCGAGACCCTCATGAAGGGCGCGGGCTCCAAGCCCGCGTCGATCGACAACCTGCTGCGGCGCCTGGAGCGGGAGGAGTTCGACCTGGTGGCGGTGGGTCGCGCGCTCATCTCGGACGCGCAGTGGGCGCGCAAGGTGCGCGAGGGCCGCGACTCGGAGCTGGCCGCCTTCGATCGCGAAGCGCTCGCCACGCTGGTGTGA